Genomic DNA from Lactuca sativa cultivar Salinas chromosome 8, Lsat_Salinas_v11, whole genome shotgun sequence:
aatgcaagaggcttgaaaacaacaaaaacacaccatacttagagtttacggccgtaaactctaaggggaatggccttaggcctgtaaactcctaattggagtatttctagaccttaaacccttccaaggacttaaccaccaagttggaataattctaggaatcatttgggacttcaaaacacacaaaacacccatggttgggagtttacggccgtaaactcaagagtttacaaccgtaaactccatgtgtgatggtatatggggagtaaactcacatatagggtcctttggaaccctaaacacaagtgccttgtcccacattagcttagatgcaatccttagggcctataacacttatataaagtgtttatttgtgtctaggatgtcttaacattatcaattagtgatttaagactaattgaatgcatatatgtgtgattatatgttcattaggatcgtagtgtgtgtacaagtcctcgcttgacacctagcaatcctataccgtccagttcatcccaatcaccaactacaggtgagttcatacccctaatcaatattttaaatgattttaaatgctttaatggaggggatacaagtagaaacaagcatgttattgaatcattgatatgtattttataactgtgtttgtcatttaacagatttcacatgctacaaaatgtgatgcatgaaatggttttaaatcttaaaaacacattgttaccaaatgttttacctttgaaatgtttattaaaatgacatcaattcattgttaattattgttcaaaacccataagatgttttacaaaagcattttacattcttgaactaaactatgcatatacacttatattcttatatatgtattgatgttatagtttacatctttcatttagtttcccacacccttaagtagtaagagtgtataaacctacatgatcaaccagatatattacagtaaattatcatagggataatttgaagatatcaaacattacttctattacaaggaatcacacaagagttagttcattcatgagtctatactagtacattacctgatacatgagtacatatacatatacttacctgttacatgaacacacttacatgaatatcatacaggaacactgttacatatgtgcattatcttgtattcacttacctggatacttgtacttagaactacgaggataatttattagtaccttctgtgtaaattatctttcctatcccggttctaaacgggactaaccattccgaaccccactgattagcaccagtggtcgatgaccatctacggaggtctaaggttactacttatattaggtagatcgattgggactaacccttccacccacctgctgctgctacagaggacaattggacaatcttcggatgttcattaggttatacctttcgcttattgcgatgatgtgttactcctagtacccagcgatgacacttacattaatacttctGGACAATATTCGGATGTTCATTAgtttacatatttcgcttaatgcgatgttgtgttagtcctagtacccagtgacaacacttacagtagtacatttttcctgtttactttattttgtgatacattcacataaacgatgagttagactaagcacttttagtactagtcaatacaaaggaaaaactatcattttacaaacaaaacattcgggtcttggtagaagactacatctcaaactgatagaaaataagggattttctagggttttcatacgtacattaacattttcatttaacgatttacatggccttcataacagattttcacaaacaaggcaacgacacatatatacttatgaattcaccagctttaaagctgatactcgctttcaaaataacttgtattctcaggtcatcagtagataggtacggaggccaggttttgagaagacggagcagacaagtctcgtcttttattttgattgtatatttttggtgtctcactacaatgaaagaacacacatgtattaaaactttacttataatgcaatggatgatgttgttgcttgtttattatattacactgttgtgatactgtacatgacgtcctccacccctgaacgtttccgccgttcgtggttttggggtgtgacacgatcTCTATGCTTTTGTAGACAGCAATTACGGCAGGTGTGAGCTTGACAGAAAATCGGCttcaggaggatgccaatttctaggAGATAGATtggtgtcatggcagtgcaagaagtaGCACATGGTCTCAACCACAACAGCAGAagcggaatacgttgctgcatctgcttgttgttctcaagtcatttggatccaacatcagctgttggattacggtttgaattttcaagaaacccctcttttttgtgacaatgaggctgcaattcaaattgccaaaaaccctgtccagcactcaaaaaccaagcacatcaacataaaaattcattttatccGAGAATGTTATGAGTGTTCGCTCATTAAGCTTGAACAGGTCCGCTCTGATAATAATGTAGCAGACTTGTTCACCaagccgtttaacaaagctcgattcgatgtgctggttaattttcttaaaatgattcgttttgaggattaaaattTTCTATGCTTAGATTAGATTAggataaatttgcgcatttttttttcttttccttttatgcacaaatttagggggagaaaaattagaaaatccaaaaacataaaaaattagaaaatccaaaaatataaaaaattagaaaattcaaaaacataaaaattagaaaatccaaaaacataaaaaattagaaaactcaaaaacataaaaagataTATACAtctgtgttttatgatatgagcagggaagtgatatgataatgtgataacaggcaacctgagtctgcgtaacgtacccaaagttgaagggtctatgctctggtttgatgcgtcggtaggcacaaaaattttaaatggacatgactaggcagaattgaacttaaggaatcaaatgacttgacaaatcttgacctagttagatctgttTAGCCTGATAATACGACGCtgggataggttgagcagggagatatatacgggaatctactcgtcacattaatgaACCTGTATCTGGaatcgtggtttaacttttcctccatgtgcggattctgtccttaattcttgtcttgatggggcaactggtaaattccgataaattaggtctgtagaaaatcatcttctttctttctttctgtcagtcatatgttacctcctctgagtgattggaagagatccgacctggactgtaacatatgcaactctatttctctgcatattatataTATTCTATAAAATttctcttatctgttagccatatgctatcTCCTCTGTGtgactaacaatccgacctggtacacagcatatgcattcTTCTTCTGCTATAACCCTCTAAATAACAAaactctaaatctatcttctctatTAACGATGGTCTACTCATCCGATGTAAGGAGtgctctggaagtccttgattactggGGCATATCTGGAAACGGGAAACAtattccagtacaattaaaattgaacactcaagaGGAAATTCCTATCCCTCAGCACTTCCATGAGGGATATCTGGATAATATGGAATTTTGGGCATTCGATTATGAAATTGCAACTGCAGCTACAAAAATCAAAGATCGAGAACATGTCTTGAGGCTGATCAATGCAAAAGACCTTCTTCGGTTTCGAGAAAGGGACATACGAACTCTGGCTCGTCACCAGATAATATGCAGGAAAGATGTTATGGAAGCTACGGCCAAAGAATACACTGTGATGGTTGCTACTATCATAAATCAAAGAATGTGGTTAGGCTCAATGGGAAGATCTGATCTGCGACTGTTTGAAATGCCACCTGAGAAGCCAAAAGATTGAAGAGAATACCATGCtagtctcaaaccaagggggagacagTTAGAACATaaattgtggtttgagctaggcatcagTATATTTAGGAGTTTGTAACAGTGTGTATGGTTTGGTTATGTTAGAATAgtgtgtgtggctgcacactcgTGTGCTGCTAGTGATATGTATAAATAGTGGGTTGTGTGTCAGATACGTACTTTTtttttcaagaatcttttcaagaagcctcctcacccaacgtacgttcaatgtcaaattctacaGAAAtcccaagtgctcaagatgaagtcatttattgaagattcatatgttcatcttgatgctgcgaagaaatttgaagattaatgctgaagcgaAGCTCCCAacaaagattaacaagaaaagccagctactttgtaaggggagtttgttgggtcaattagaaaagaaaactataaaccaaaggggagattgttgggtcaaaaatatggtttatactttgcttttctaggaaaatatatttttctataatataatatgtaattttgtggctgTGTATGGCTGCATATGTGTGTGCGGTCGCACACcctatgtacggccgcacacgcGTGTGCAGCTATACACTGCTGTGCTGCTGGTGGCCTATGtctcatataaatagaggagtgcatgtagGAGTGTGAGGctagaagagaagagagaaaaagttagagagaagaagtgtgtgtcaGATAGTGGGTCTATGTTAATGCATCCACAAATAACATCCACATTACAAGCATAGATCCAAATAGTAGCACTAAAACAAAAAGTTCATTGATAACATATATCCTAGAATTACTTGCATTCCAGAGCGTCTAAACATCTTCACTTCTTCTCTTGATCTTGGCAACTCGTACAATGACTGCAACATATATCTTGTCCATGATTTTCTCAAAAAACATGAAAAGCTTGCGTCTCCACTGCTTCTTGAACAACAGAACTCCAACTACACCCCAAAAACCTGTTGCAAATCCACTCATGATGTCCAGGTAAAACCACCATACCTTGATTGACTCGCCAACTGCTTTAAGTTTCTTCTTGAGAGCTGATGTTGTTAGGTCTTGATGATATGAGCAAACTGTTTGGCAATGGAGGTCCACAGAGATCTCTGTTCCCAGTATATATTGATGGATCACCAATAAGGATCTGCAACTGATGACCTGTTGGAATTCGTCCCGACAAGTTGTTGTGTGACAGATTTAGATGGCTCAAAAACATCAAAGCTGCCATGCTTGAAGGGATCATCCCGGTCAACTCATTGTTTGAGAAATCAAGAGAAAATAATGTCGTCAAGTTTCCAATGGTGTCTGGAATATTCCCACTgagatgattattagacaaattgAGACCCACCAACATAGAAAGTGCAATTAGTTCCACAGGTATTTCTCCTATAAGTTTATTGCTTGAAAGGTCCATGTTATAAACTATATCCAAAATTCTAGTATATACAAGATCAACACCTTTCATGACCTGAATCACATTCTCATTAGAATCACCCCAGCCATAACTGTCATACCACTTTTCTACACCAATAACCATTGCATTCAACTCTTTTAGGCAATGAGGGATGATACCGGTTAGGTTGTTGTATGCAACATCCAAAATTTGAAGATTTGACATTTTGCATAAAGATTCAGAAATTTCCCCCTTAAAGTTATTCTTGTGTAATCTTACAACAATCAAACTTGTCAAGTTTTCTCCAATCCAGTGGGGTATCTTTCCAAATAATTGATTATCACCCACATCTAGGACTCTTAAATCTCGTAAATTCCCCAATCCTCAAGGAAGTTCACCAATAAAGTTGTTGTCATCCAGTTTTAACCAATGCAATGATGAATGACTAAGTGCTATATAGCTTGGAATGACACCTGAAAGTAAATTTGAGCTAAAGATCATGGCACCTAACTCTTGTAGATTCTGGAGACATTTGGGAATTTTCCCTGTTAACCTATTTCTGGAAAGATCAAGATATTCCAAATATGTCCATCTGCACAAGGACTTTGGAATTGACTCGTTGAAAATGTTATTTGCCAGTATCAATGTCTGTCCTATTTCTATTTTTGGAAGGTTTGTCAATGGTCCGCTGAGTTTGTTGTGAGagagatctatctccctctccctcgcccaggcaatcatagagtccaaggtagggcaagctgaaaaactaacatgctcccgaatattaactcggagcatgtcatggtagcgggtcctcctcatatcctcatcacccgcgtactggggcaccaacaatgccctctcccgatacttggcggtgatctccctCAGCACTTCCATGAGGGATATCTGGATAATATGGAATTTTGGGCATTCGATTATGAAATTGCAACTGCAGCTATAAAAATCAAAGATCGAGAACATGTCTTGAGGCTGATCAATGCAAAAGACCTTCTTCGGTTTCGAGAAAGGGACATACGAACTCTGGCTCGTCACCAGATAATATGCAGGAAAGATGTTATGGAAGCTACGGCCAAAGAATACACTGTGATGGTTGCTACTATCATAAATCAAAGAATGTGGTTAGGCTCAATGGGAAGATCTGATCTGCGACTGTTTGAAATGCCACATGAGAAGCCAAAAGATTGAAGAGAATACCATGCtagtctcaaaccaagggggagactgtTAGAACATaaattgtggtttgagctaggcatcagTATATTTAGGAGTTTGTAACAGTGTGTATGGTTTGGTTATGTTAGAATAgtgtgtgtggctgcacactcgTGTGCTGCTTGTGATATGTATAAAGAGTCGGTTGTGTGTCAGATAcgtacttttttttttcaagaatcttttcaagaagcctcctcacccaacgtacgttcaatgtcaaattctacaGAAAtcccaagtgctcaagatgaagtcatttattgaagattcatatgttcatcttgatgatgcgaagaaatttgaagattaatgctgaagcgaAGCTCCTAacaaagattaacaagaaaagccaactactttgtagggggagtttgttgggtcaattagaaaagaaaactataaaccaaaggggagattgttgggtcaaaaatatggtttatactttgcttttctaggaaaatatatttttctataatataatatgtaattttgtggctgtgtatggctgcacatgtgtgtgcggtcgcacaccctatgtacggccgcacacgcGTGTGCAGCTGTACACTGCTGTGCTGCTGGTGGCCTATGtctcatataaatagaggagtgcatgtagGAGTGTGAGGctagaagagaagagagaaaaagttagagagaagaagtgtgtgtcaGATAGTGGGTCTATGTTAATGCATCCACAAATAACATCCACATTACAAGCATAGATCCAAATAGTAGCACTAAAACAAAAAGTTCATTGATAACATATATCCTAGAATTACTTGCATTCCAGAGCGTCTAAACATCTTCACTTCTTCTCTTGATCTTGGCAACTCGTACAATGACTGCAACATATATCTTGTCCATGATTTTCTCAAAAAACATGAAAAGCTTGCGTCTCCACTGCTTCTTGAACAACAGAACTCCAACTACACCCCAAAAACCTGTTGCAAATCCACTCATGATGTCCAGGTAAAACCACCATACCTTGATTGACTCGCCAACTGCTTTAAGTTTCTTCTTGAGAGCTGATGTTGTTAGGTCTTGATGATATGAGCAAACTGTTTGGCAATGGAGGTCCACAGAGATCTCTGTTCCCAGTATATATTGATGGATCACCAATAAGGATCTGCAACTGATGACCTGTTGGAATTCGTCCCGACAAGTTGTTGTGTGACAGATTTAGATGGCTCAAAAACATCAAAGCTGCCATGCTTGAAGGGATCATCCCGGTCAACTCATTGTTTGAGAAATCAAGAGAAAATAATGTCGTCAAGTTTCCAATGGTGTCTGGAATATTCCCACTgagatgattattagacaaattgAGACCCACCAACATAGAAAGTGCAATTAGTTCCACAGGTATTTCTCCTATAAGTTTATTGCTTGAAAGGTCCATGTTATAAACTATATCCAAAATTCTAGTATATACAAGATCAACACCTTTCATGACCTGAATCACATTCTCATTAGAATCACCCCAGCCATAACTGTCATACCACTTTTCTACACCAATAACCATTGCATTCAACTCTTTTAGGCAATGAGGGATGATACCGGTTAGGTTGTTGTATGCAACATCCAAAATTTGAAGATTTGACATTTTGCATAAAGATTCAGAAATTTCCCCCTTAAAGTTATTCTTGTGTAATCTTACAACAATCAAACTTGTCAAGTTTTCTCCAATCCAGTGGGGTATCTTTCCAAATAATTGATTATCACCCACATCTAGGACTCTTAAATCTCGTAAATTCCCCAATCCTCAAGGAAGTTCACCAATAAAGTTGTTGTCATCCAGTTTTAACCAATGCAATGATGAATGACTAAGTGCTATATAGCTTGGAATGACACCTGAAAGTAAATTTGAGCTAAAGATCATGGCACCTAACTCTTGTAGATTCTGGAGACATTTGGGAATTTTCCCTGTTAACCTATTTCTGGAAAGATCAAGATATTCCAAATATGTCCATCTGCACAAGGACTTTGGAATTGACTCGTTGAAAATGTTATTTGCCAGTATCAATGTCTGTCCTATTTCTATTTTTGGAAGGTTTGTCAATGGTCCGCTGAGTTTGTTGTGAGagagatctatctccctctccctcgcccaggcaatcatagagtccaaggtagggcaagctgaaaaactaacatgctcccgaatattaactcggagcatgtcatggtagcgggtcctcctcatatcctcatcacccgcgtactggggcaccaacaatgccctctcccgatacttggcggtgatctccctCAGCACTTCCATGAGGGATATCTGGATAATATGGAATTTTGGGCATTCGATTATGAAATTGCAACTGCAGCTATAAAAATCAAAGATCGAGAACATGTCTTGAGGCTGATCAATGCAAAAGACCTTCTTCGGTTTCGAGAAAGGGACATACGAACTCTGGCTCGTC
This window encodes:
- the LOC128127940 gene encoding receptor like protein 22-like — protein: MSNLQILDVAYNNLTGIIPHCLKELNAMVIGVEKWYDSYGWGDSNENVIQVMKGVDLVYTRILDIVYNMDLSSNKLIGEIPVELIALSMLVGLNLSNNHLSGNIPDTIGNLTTLFSLDFSNNELTGMIPSSMAALMFLSHLNLSHNNLSGRIPTGHQLQILIGDPSIYTGNRDLCGPPLPNSFWGVVGVLLFKKQWRRKLFMFFEKIMDKIYVAVIVRVAKIKRRSEDV